A genomic window from Sphingobacterium spiritivorum includes:
- a CDS encoding RNA polymerase sigma factor, with protein MALKLLYNEIDLLIKISKGDEHALAVFLKSHSGHVYSFALKLTRSRELAEEVVQDVFLNIWLSRSKLDEVHNAEAYLNRITRNVSLNVLRKIARSVIIAGVFEDDAEYPDDNTRELLDLKDSQWILQQAIDKLPKQQKKVYQLCHEQGLTYDQAAAQLEISCSTVNFHIKEALKNIRKSLKEMGISTVLFTLMNF; from the coding sequence ATGGCGTTAAAACTCTTATACAACGAAATCGATTTGCTAATCAAAATCTCAAAAGGAGATGAACATGCCCTGGCAGTTTTCCTCAAATCACACAGTGGACACGTATATAGTTTTGCATTAAAGCTTACCCGATCAAGAGAGCTTGCAGAAGAAGTAGTGCAAGATGTGTTTCTGAACATTTGGCTAAGCAGAAGCAAGTTAGATGAGGTACATAATGCAGAAGCCTATTTAAACCGGATCACAAGAAATGTTTCCCTCAATGTACTCAGGAAAATTGCAAGATCTGTAATCATCGCAGGAGTATTTGAAGATGACGCAGAATATCCTGATGACAATACAAGGGAATTACTCGACCTGAAAGACAGTCAATGGATACTACAGCAGGCAATTGATAAATTACCTAAACAGCAAAAAAAAGTATATCAGCTTTGTCATGAACAAGGTCTGACCTATGATCAGGCGGCAGCTCAGTTAGAAATCTCTTGTTCTACAGTAAATTTCCATATAAAGGAAGCATTAAAAAATATCAGGAAATCGCTTAAAGAAATGGGGATATCAACCGTTTTGTTCACTCTAATGAATTTTTAA
- a CDS encoding FecR family protein, with the protein MTNQRLPYLLSQYLNKSCSAAELEEFYRLVTNNENEQELCDLLEAAYTSTCTKEQLDEIKQTEMVHTILHYPLSQFVQKPEAKFHKKRKFWIQIASIAAVMTILSIPIYLCQDTETSIINTESHDIRSGRNAAILIMHNGTKINLSEMRTGVIINRNKLTYNDGSAVDSQLDLVSEKALTIVTPRGGTYQVSLPDGTRVWLNAASSLTYKPLQHDGIRKVKLTGEAYFEVTKDKSHPFIVETAGQYIQVLGTNFNVSGYADEKEVKTSLLEGSISVTAKGIETLILKEGQQSVLKDGGLKVSNANIATAVGWKNNQFVFEEDEDDIEQVMRVLQRWYDVDVIYQNDIPRESIGGIISRASPLSEVLKSLEIASGNKIHFSLEEGKVFVRN; encoded by the coding sequence ATGACAAACCAAAGATTACCCTATTTATTAAGTCAGTACTTAAATAAAAGTTGTTCGGCTGCAGAACTGGAAGAATTTTATCGCCTGGTCACTAATAATGAAAATGAACAGGAGTTGTGCGATTTACTGGAAGCCGCTTATACTTCCACATGCACTAAAGAACAACTTGACGAGATAAAACAGACGGAAATGGTTCATACTATTTTACATTATCCATTAAGTCAGTTTGTACAGAAACCGGAAGCCAAATTCCATAAAAAAAGAAAATTCTGGATACAAATAGCATCAATAGCGGCTGTTATGACCATATTGAGCATACCTATATATCTATGTCAAGATACAGAAACAAGCATAATAAATACAGAATCACATGATATCCGCTCAGGCAGGAATGCGGCAATCCTGATTATGCATAACGGAACAAAAATTAATTTAAGTGAGATGCGGACAGGGGTAATTATCAACAGGAATAAACTCACTTATAACGATGGCAGCGCAGTGGATTCACAACTCGATCTAGTCTCCGAAAAAGCACTGACAATAGTTACACCGCGTGGAGGGACCTATCAGGTTAGCTTGCCTGACGGGACCAGAGTCTGGCTCAATGCGGCTTCCTCTTTAACCTATAAACCTTTGCAACATGATGGTATTCGCAAAGTCAAGTTAACGGGTGAGGCATATTTCGAAGTAACAAAGGATAAATCACATCCTTTCATTGTAGAAACAGCAGGGCAGTATATTCAGGTATTAGGTACAAATTTTAATGTAAGTGGTTACGCAGATGAGAAAGAAGTAAAAACCAGTCTGTTGGAGGGAAGTATTTCCGTAACAGCAAAAGGCATAGAAACATTGATACTGAAAGAGGGACAACAATCTGTCCTAAAAGATGGAGGACTTAAAGTTAGCAATGCAAATATAGCAACGGCTGTGGGCTGGAAGAATAATCAGTTTGTATTTGAAGAAGATGAAGATGATATTGAACAGGTAATGCGTGTATTGCAACGCTGGTATGATGTCGACGTGATTTATCAAAACGATATTCCCCGAGAATCCATTGGCGGAATCATTTCCCGGGCATCCCCCTTATCAGAGGTGTTGAAATCGTTGGAAATAGCCTCTGGAAATAAGATCCATTTTTCACTTGAAGAAGGGAAAGTTTTTGTAAGGAATTAG